One genomic region from Mytilus trossulus isolate FHL-02 chromosome 9, PNRI_Mtr1.1.1.hap1, whole genome shotgun sequence encodes:
- the LOC134683589 gene encoding 5-hydroxytryptamine receptor 1A-like, whose translation MTNNTDYLQILWELKYSDVAVSSTILTIIGGIVGILGNGSVIICYFFRIQERGQRYFIPVLAVVDLVACITSSVFYIMDNKFLLNYPYDLMCRILIFLQLLVPGISASLLVIIGVQRFLLVCKPHGPRMTSRWKRIAIVVVCLFSLALSAPFLAISGIKTSSKTFQNHTLQMTVCKFFTAEITANIRAYISCLLLLIIISILITITLFILVLKRIKLTFLGKFKSWRKTFKHRNTPSNTDSTKDIELYNCERKLHGIQIHKLSCSTPSIGVSSTMSVDLDTNKSVNTLKKEDSERTRKEKATRRITIMFFVIIVAYVLSYIPTCIIFIVVYTLPDFNYISLSREAAFLIIYLSRFVFLNHIVNPFIYSYFDQNFRTELRKLFACVNK comes from the coding sequence ATGACGAATAACACTGATTATCTTCAGATTCTTTGGGAACTGAAATACTCCGACGTCGCTGTAAGTAGTACCATTCTGACAATTATCGGAGGTATTGTTGGAATACTAGGGAATGGTTCAGTTATAATATGTTACTTCTTTCGGATTCAGGAACGAGGACAGCGTTATTTTATTCCTGTGTTGGCAGTCGTAGACTTAGTTGCGTGTATAACAAGTTCTGTGTTCTACATAATGGATAATAAGTTTTTATTGAATTATCCCTATGATTTGATGTGTCGTATTCTAATTTTTTTGCAGCTGCTTGTGCCCGGGATATCGGCTAGTCTACTAGTCATTATTGGTGTTCAAAGATTTCTGTTAGTTTGCAAACCTCACGGACCAAGGATGACATCACGCTGGAAAAGGATCGCCATTGTTGTCGTATGCTTGTTTTCTTTGGCATTATCTGCACCGTTTCTTGCAATATCTGGAATTAAAACATCATCCAAAACGTTTCAAAATCATACACTACAGATGACAGTCTGTAAATTTTTCACAGCAGAAATTACAGCAAATATAAGAGCGTACATCAGCTGTCTTCTACTGCTAATTATTATCAGTATTTTGATAACCATAACTTTGTTCATATTAGTGTTGAAAAGGATAAAACTCACTTTTCTTGGGAAATTCAAAAGTTGGCGTAAGACATTTAAACATCGAAATACACCTAGTAATACTGATTCAACAAAAGATATAGAACTCTACAATTGTGAAAGAAAACTTCACGGAATTCAGATCCATAAATTATCCTGCTCCACTCCAAGCATTGGCGTTTCTTCTACCATGAGTGTTGATCTTGATACTAATAAATCAGTAAATACTTTAAAGAAAGAGGACAGCGAAAGAACAAGGAAGGAAAAAGCAACAAGAAGAATAACgattatgttttttgtcattattgttgcttatgttttatcttatattcctacttgtatcatttttattgtagtATATACTCTCCCTGATTTCAATTACATTTCTTTGTCAAGAGAGGCAGCTTTTCTTATTATCTACCTTTCTCGTTTTGTGTTTCTTAACCATATTGTCAATCCCTTTATATACAGTTACTTCGATCAGAATTTTAGAACTGAATTGAGAAAGTTATTTGcatgtgtaaataaataa